The [Clostridium] scindens ATCC 35704 nucleotide sequence CCCCACATCTACATATTGATTTTGTACCTTATGTGACCGGATGGAAGGGAAAAGGAATGGATACAAGAGTTTCACTGAAACAGGCATTAAAAAGTCTTGGATTTCAAGGTGGAGCTAAACATGATACAGAATTGAATCAATGGATCAATCATGAAAAAGAAATTCTATCAGAGATTATGGAGCGACATGAAATTGAGTGGGAACAGAAAGGAACCCATGAAGAACATCTGGATGTGTATAATTTTAAGAAAAAGGAACGTGCAAAAGAAGTAAAAGAGCTGGAACAGAAAATAGAAAGTTTGACAGCAGATGTTGAAGCAGCAGAATCAGATATAAAGGTGCTTAAGCAGGAAAAAGTTGATATAGAAAAAGCCAGAGATCAGGTCAGTGAAAGTAAGGAACAGACGAAAAAAGAACTTGAGCATATGGAGAAGCAACAGAATCAGTTGAAACTAATTATGAATAATATTGATAAGGAATTGAAAAATTCTGGACAAATCAAATTGGTGTTACCGGAAGCCGGAACACTGGAACTTGCGTCTACATATCGAAACAAAAAAATCAAACCACTGTTTACTAAGATGAAAAATTATATTGCAGGATTAGCTGCGAAAGTGATAGAAATTACCAGAGAAGCGGAAAAATGGAGAGATAAATATTATCAGTTGAAGAAAGATTATGATGATCTGGAAAAAGACGTTGATGAGGTAGCGGATTTGTGTGATCAGTTGTCTGATGACGTGAATAAGCTGGAGATAATATCAGATAAGTATAACAGAGCGTTGCGGATATTTGGAAGGGATACCATAGAGTCAGCAATCTGGAAAGATATTCAGAGAGAAAAAGCACTGGAAGAACAAAAACGAAAAGAGCAGATGCCGAGAAAAATAATTGACAGGCTGCAATGGGGCAGGGAAAGAAGTCAGGAGTACAATATGCAGCAGAAGAAAAATAAAACTAAACGCAGAGGAATGGAGTTGTGAGAATATGAGAAATATTTGTATTATGGGAATGACGGATTAAGTTATATGTTGCATAGAAATTATTATTTGAGTGGTTTGGTTCTTATCAAAAAATTGTACACAATGAGTATAGGATTCTGTGGAAGGTTATTTTGGTGGTGAAGTTGGAGTAAAGAAATAGTCAGTTGATAAAAAACAAATGAAAAGAGTATTGGTTCCTTGAGGTATAATGATTTCGACGAAAAAAACAAAAACCGAAAGGAGTACCAATACTCATGGACATTATAACATTAATTCAGGTTCTTGTCAGCGGATTACTCAATGCTCAGGAGGAGTTTTTAGAACATTTGGATCAGTTCTCAACCTTTGAGGAGACTGTGAACAGACTGACAGACCAGGTCGCAGCAGATTTTATAGGACTGACTTTGACAGCTGCT carries:
- a CDS encoding plasmid recombination protein — encoded protein: MMKRTVSGMTGAGSLAHNRRDFIAENVNPDRVHLNICYRDENLKDVYKELFDEAVERYNVGKRNDRKITNYYDKIQHGKQEKLFHEVIFQIGNSKDMAAGTPEGELAVKILDEYMQEFQKRNPTLRVFCCYLHQDEATPHLHIDFVPYVTGWKGKGMDTRVSLKQALKSLGFQGGAKHDTELNQWINHEKEILSEIMERHEIEWEQKGTHEEHLDVYNFKKKERAKEVKELEQKIESLTADVEAAESDIKVLKQEKVDIEKARDQVSESKEQTKKELEHMEKQQNQLKLIMNNIDKELKNSGQIKLVLPEAGTLELASTYRNKKIKPLFTKMKNYIAGLAAKVIEITREAEKWRDKYYQLKKDYDDLEKDVDEVADLCDQLSDDVNKLEIISDKYNRALRIFGRDTIESAIWKDIQREKALEEQKRKEQMPRKIIDRLQWGRERSQEYNMQQKKNKTKRRGMEL